The following proteins are encoded in a genomic region of Diabrotica virgifera virgifera chromosome 1, PGI_DIABVI_V3a:
- the LOC114337702 gene encoding lysozyme-like, producing the protein MKSFAIFFCVVVIFCVSRAKVFDKCEIVTKMSKHGVPWSKIPTFVCLIKWESGFDSGKLDYKTGKHGLFQINEKVWCSPYTNPGRECNTTCSDFRDDHIMDDINCALKIFSDTLDLSGIGFDAWTSYWDHCAADDNMDYVEGCKTD; encoded by the exons ATGAAATCTTTCGCGATATTTTTTTGCGTCGTAGTGATTTTTTGTGTCTCGCGAGCCAAAGTCTTCGATAAATGTGAGATAGTAACTAAGATGTCAAAGCATGGTGTTCCGTGGTCGAAAATACCCACTTTTGTTTGTCTTATAAAATGGGAATCGGGATTTGATTCAGGAAAGTTGGATTATAAGACTGGGAAGCATGGACTGTTTCAAATTAATGAGAAAGTTTG GTGCTCGCCATACACGAACCCAGGAAGAGAATGCAACACCACATGCAGTGATTTCAGAGACGATCATATTATGGATGACATAAATTGTGCTCTAAAGATATTCTCAGACACACTTGACCTTTCTGGGATAGGTTTCGATGCTTGGACATCATACTGGGATCATTGTGCAGCGGATGATAATATGGACTATGTCGAAGGATGTAAAACTGACTAA